In Gadus chalcogrammus isolate NIFS_2021 chromosome 1, NIFS_Gcha_1.0, whole genome shotgun sequence, the sequence GGAGACTTACCCACCAGGTGTTCAAATCTCAAGCGGCGCAGGTAATGACGTGTCACCacccagcagcagtggctcCGTCAGAGAagagcacacacgcgctctTCAACCCACTCGTGTGTAGCGGGGAACTACGCCATAAGAACAAAATGGAGGTCTTCGAGATGGCAACTTGATGTCTAACATAACAAGGCAATCGTGTCTAACTGAGAAGTGCTTGTGTTGAACCAGGTTCCCATGATCCTGGTGGGCAACAAGTGCGACCTGGAGGACGAGCGCGTGGTGGGGAAGGAGCAGGGGCAGAACCTCGCCCGCCAGTGGAACAACTGTGCCTTTTTAGAGACCTCAGCTAAATCAAAGATCAACGTAAACGAGGTGGGTGCCAGTGCCAAGTATGACCCCATCAGCTGTTCAATATCAATGCATTTCTATAGATCTACATGAGACATTGTCTGAGCTCTTTCTCCTGTGTTGTAGATTTTCTATGACCTGGTGCGACAGATCAATAGAAAAACGCCGATGGAAAAGAAGAAGGCCAAGAAGAAGTCCAACTGCACGCTGCTGTAAGAGGCCGGTGAGCCACAGCGCTAAGCCAGGTGAGGATCTCGACGACAACAAGCCTATAATCAGTTCATAGAATCAGTACATACACTCGTTTTGAGTCATCCACGCTTCAGCAGAAGACTGAATAATTAATAGATATTGGAAGTCcataccgggggggggggtcatcctTTTTGGGAAAGTAATTCAATGAAATGGCCACTGGAAGGTTGATTGATGGATTAGGTTTAATGCCAGGGATGGTTAGGGGTATTTGAATGCGAGCCAGTTGGAATAAGGGGACCGGTGCAGTGTTTGCTTTTGGCCCGCTACAAGCAGGCCCGTTTGTCTGGCATTAATAAATAACCAGCGGACAGCGAAAGCCTCAGCAGAACTTGGCCCAACATGCCTCCATCCGACATGGGATATAGGGcgatatattttaattatttgtatgCACCATGTTTCAGTAAAGTTCAGATCAAAGATTTGCAACAAAACCGCTTTGAAATGGTTTAAAAATGTTGATTTAAACGTGGTAAACTTCTGACGAAAAGCAACAGCTTCAGATGCTCCGGCACTATCCAGTTCACACCGCTGCGATTATGCCATGTTTTAAAACCCTTTATTTGGGCTGTATGCGCACATAAAGCCTAATCTAGCGTACAGTTCCATCTGCTGTTGAAGCCGTGTAACAGCACTCGGTGTTTGAAGAGCGTTGCCCGGTTACAAACTGCGGTGTGCTGAAGAAGAGTGATTACGACCTTAAATGGGCTTTTAGGAAATTGTTGCCATTCTGCTTGGGTCTTTGgtgtattaaaatgtcagctGTTTGCTGCTACTTGATCCAAGTTAATCACTCGTCTCCTCACAGAAGAGCCAAAAATGGCTTGACAAACCACTCCTTATGCTTCTGCATTCTCGCACGTAGCACAGCGTTGCATATTCACCAGGATTTGTCCCTCTGTGCAGATCCCTGTAATGATTAGCTGTTGCCCATTCGGATGGTGCCAGCATTCCAAGCCCACTCTGGATCCCATCGACAACGGCTGACAGAGAACCACTTCACCACTCTGGAGAGGAGACGGCACATTATTTTAAGattttcttctctctttttaatggtgaagagccccccccccccccccccccccccaaacacgtAATTCATCATTGTTGGCCTTGGTTGATGACAACTGTTATCTTTCTTTTCAACGGTCTTATCTTTTAACAAAATGTCAGGTTTCAAGGAAAGACCATATAATATATGGAGACTAAAGTGTTTTATGAAAGTAAcacaactgttttttttttggcatATTGTGACTATGTTTGCAAAAGGAATCATGTACGTGGGCCGTCTTATGCCTTCTTCTGCACTCACCGTGTCAACAACATGCATTGTGGTCCATAGGTTTCATACTGCTAGGAAGTGTCTTCGTGAGATCGCATCTCTCCTATAAGTGACTTTGTTTTATATTGAAAGCTGCCAGGCTTTCATATTTCCCATAATATATTCTAATTCCATTTTTGCATAATGAAGCTAAGGAAATTAGTATTTTATAGACTGATGGGTGAAAttacgcttttttttttctgtcttgaAGCTGAAATTATATTGTACTAACTCTAATAATTCTTCTTGTGTTACCCTGTCACACATGATTTTCCAGCTTTTATGAATGATTAAATTTTAGTACATTTTCATTGTTTTCGTCTTGGTCTATCTTTAATTAGGATATATAATTATGATATTCATTGGGCCAATGATGTCAAAAGGCACTGGCCTACCTGGTATTGAACAACAGCTTTGCTGGTGATGGACTTTGTTCAGTATAAAACTGCTTTTTTATTAAGTATGATAAAGAAATAAAGTGATCTATCAAAGCTACTTTGATTAAGCTTGTATCAGTTAACTTAAGGGCTATGATACATAGCATGAATGACTGGCTAATTAAAGCAAGATGCTTGTAGATGGACAGATATCCAGGCCTGTTAACCCTGTACCAAATTATTGAACTTCCTGCTTGTTTTCTAATGAGGCCCAAACatgatttgttatttcagaatcATTTCCAATTACTGAAATGAGGGTTATCCAGTTCCAAACAATTTTAGACTTCTTTGGTACCAGTTTATTAGGCCACTATTCAGTTTATTAATGTGTGGTTCTTGATATCACCTATAGGTGTCAGCATCATTTACTTTCCGTGCAGTATTTATGAAAGATTTGAAAATAAATTCATCTTTTTCATTCTGGGACAAACCAatttacatcttttttttttttttttaatatattacaAAAAATATGCCATTAATTAACAGTGCTAGTCTTTTTTTAACCAGCGGTCAGAACTGCTCTATTTTTCATGAAATAGTAATGACTAATATTCTGCTATGGGGGTGCAGCGGAGGTAACGGTCCTCCAATCCTCTCACCTATACCTCGCCCTCTTcatcctcccatcctccctctctccctccctcacacgcATGCATAGACACAGGCTACatgaccccctcccccttccatcATTTTCCcatctctcttactcactctcATCTCTACAACAAACATGGCCGCTAAATCTGACGGTGCACCCGTTTCATTGCGAAACGAAAGCCCACCCGAGTGCCCCTCCAGCCTGGACCAACGCTCGCCGCAGTGCCGTCCCGCCGAGAAGCGCTACTCCCTCCTGGACTGCTGCTGGACGCTGTGCGCCCTTTTGGTCTTTTTCTCGGACGGGGCCTCAGACCTGTGGCTGGCCGCGGATTACTACTTAAGGGAAAACTATTGGTGGTTTGCGTTGACTCTAGTCTTTGTGATAGTCCCCTCGGTGGTCGTGCAGGTGTTGAGCTTCAGATGGTTCGCCTACGATTATGCGGAGACCACCGAGAGCGGCACGGCTGCCGCGGTGGTCGCAGCGACGGGCACGGAGAACAATTTCAGCACCAAGGACAGCGATCAGCGGGGCGCTGGCCGCGCTGCTGCGGTCGGGGGGCTGCCTGCTGCGGGCACAGGGGGAGGTGCCCACGGTTGCTGCAGAGTCTTTATGTGGATCTTTCAAGCCATCATTCACATATTTCAGCTTGCACAGGTCTGGAGGTAAGAATGTGACGATATAAACGGGTGTAAGCAGACACACTAGCCTATAGCCTACTCGCGCTCTCTGCTCATATCTGTATCTGTTCCTCgatctgtgcatgcatgcgggATATGATTAGTCTTTGCATTCTTCCAAGCCCAGCTACATTTCATGTGGGTATGTGTTAATGAAACATGCATAGGACTTCACATGTCGAAGTGTATTGTACATTTTTTGACGTCTCGCGGCTGAAGAAGTGGCTCCACCCCATTCATGCGCTTCTAGGTCAATAATCTCCTGGGGAAAATCGTCAACTCATCCACAGAAATGCCAATATAGTCAAATCTCCTCCCTCTAGACTCTAAATTATTGTGAAATAGTCCTCCTCTGAGTAAATCGTTTTCATGTTTAGGAGTGGTACTGCTGCAGTATCTATATATGTAGACCAATTCTCGTGGCTTAATTCCAAGGGTTTTAAGCATTCCTAATATTATTAACTTATTTGTTTTTTGGGTCTTCTATGTTCGGCTCTGAGCTCAACACTAAAACTCAACCCTAAAAAATGTCCCAACTTGTGCTGAGCGAGACCATGAAGCAATGGGTGTACAGGTCCCCCTCCGCTCCCACATGGTTCGGTAGTTCTAGGTCTGTGGGTCAGCTGCTCGGTTAGAGATGGCAAGGCAGTCCTCCATTCTTggatgctctgattggctctggCAGATCTGTGCTGCTGCCAGCCAGGAGGAGGCTTCCAGCTGAACTACGGTGGGAGGAAGGTTAGACGAATAATCTTTACAGACAGACACTGTGATGATAAAGGAATCAGAGGGGAATCAATTATACAAGCTATCTCTAGGCCACATCTCTCGCCcattatccctctctccctcacagttTCTCTTCCTGCCTCTTCAACACTATTTATTGATTTCTTGGCTTCTTCCTGAGacgtttgctgtgtgtgtgtgtgtgtgtgtgtgtgtgtgtgtgtgtgtgtgtgtgtgtgtgtgtgtgtgtgtgtgtgtgtgtgtgtgtgtgtgtgtgtgtgtgtgtgtgtgtgtgtgtgtgtgtgtgtgtgtgtgcgtgcgtgcgtgtgtgtatgtgtgtgagtgtatttgtgtgtgcgtaagcCAGGAGTACATTATACCGATGTGGTAAAGCAGAATTACCGGTAATACCATTAAAGCTGTTGTGCGTTCTCTGTTAATTGTCGCTGCTCTCAGGGCGGCGGGTGTGTGTCTTAAGAGGATTACCTCCTGTGTGCATCCTCAGCCGTAAACTCAGGAACTATCTGACAGCGATACGCAATCAGCGGAATTAGGATCTTTGAAGGGTTGGGCACTATAGTATctgcagtagctcaggaggtagagtgggttgattGGTatccgaaaggttgctagtacGATCCTCCAGTGTTGAGGTTTCCCTGAGCAATACCACTCGCCCTGACCACTCCTCACTGGTTGACTCggctgtgaatgtgtgaatgaatggttgtaagttgcTTTTCATCAAGGCGTCAGCAAAATCGAAGAAGTAAATTGTCCCTGCATCCTCTCCTGCAGATAATAATAGCCGTACTGTACGGGCTGGCACATAGTGTGTGGATGTATGATGTCCCGCAGGACAATTTGTGTAACAGGAAACCAGAACAAATGAGGGTTACACAAACCCTAGCACGGTTCAGCGATCCCTTTCACACTGGCTCCATCGTCCCCTTGTGCGCGAGGCTCCTTCTGGAGATGCACACGCTACTTAGTGGGTTTCATCCTCTTTTCATGAGAGCagcgaaaaataaaaaaataaaacagcccCTTGGAAGCCAAATGGGATGTTTCTCCACAGGGGACGAACCCGAAGAACGTCATCAGCTTAGAGAACCACAGCACTGGCACGGTTATTggttttttaaatattcacgATAAACCAATACATGCAACACATTTCGGGAGCATTACAGAAAATTGCAAGAGGCGCATTTCAACTCTTTTTACTCTTTAGGTTAATTTTCATTAAGGCTGACCGATCGCAGTGAATCTCTAGTGAACCACCTCTGAACAtgcatcccctctcctccccccctctcctccccccctctcctccccctctccccctcccccttcccccataGGTACGTCCACGCCTTGTATCTGGGTGTGCAGAGCCGTTGGCGCGGCGACCACGAGCGCCACCACTTCTACTGGAGCATGATGTTCCAGAGCGCTGATATCAGCATGCTGCGTCTGCTGGAATCCTTCCTCAAAAGTGCCCCTCAGCTTGTTCTGCAGCTCAGCATTATGGTCCAGGCCCGCCAGGTCCTGCCCCTCCAGGGTAAGTCCCCCCATGCTGGGGTCCCGCCCCACTGCAGCCCTCAGCACCATGACACCGGTCCAAGTGGCCCCTTTAGCCACAGGAAACACCGTGGGGGAAACTGTTTACACACGGAGCGCCGAAGACATCAACGTCACGTTTTGGCAGACGATTACCAACTACTTTTTTTACAGTAAAAATAAGCATTGATATCACTTCCTCAAACGTCTATTGCTCACATAGAGGGCGATTAGTCACTTGTCTTGGACTCAATAGGGCGCCTGCTGAGTACTGAAAATGTGTCACTTGGTCTCGCTGGGCTCCATGGTTAAGATAATACCCGGTCGCCATTTTCTTTGGAGGACATTGTTCAGTTGAGTTCTTTTGTCTTTCTGAAAGTAATGATATAATCAGAATGGCCAGTTGTTCGCGTTGTAGAGTGTGGCGCAGTCACGATACGGCATTACTTCATGGTATTCTTCCCCCTGGTTTCTTCCGTTCTAATCACCCTCATTTCCCTTCGTCTCTCCTTCCAACCTAatttgtttcctctctctctctctctctcccactccatcccactctttccctctcacttcctctctcgctctcctctgtccccagGGCTCTCTGCCTCCGCCTCTCTGATATCTCTGTCATGGATGATTGCCTCCTATCAGAAGGTCCTGAGGGACTCCCGAGACGACAAGCTCCCCATGACCTACAAGGCAGTCATCATCCAAATCCTCTGGCACCTGTTCACCATCGGCGCGCGGACCATGGCCTTCGCGCTGTTCGCCTCCGTGTTCCAGCTCTACTTTGGCATCTTCATCGTGGCCCACTGGTGCATCATGACCTTCTGGATCATCCAGGGTGAGACAGACTTCTGCATGTCCAAGTGGGAGGAGAT encodes:
- the xkr7a gene encoding XK-related protein 7, translated to MAAKSDGAPVSLRNESPPECPSSLDQRSPQCRPAEKRYSLLDCCWTLCALLVFFSDGASDLWLAADYYLRENYWWFALTLVFVIVPSVVVQVLSFRWFAYDYAETTESGTAAAVVAATGTENNFSTKDSDQRGAGRAAAVGGLPAAGTGGGAHGCCRVFMWIFQAIIHIFQLAQVWRYVHALYLGVQSRWRGDHERHHFYWSMMFQSADISMLRLLESFLKSAPQLVLQLSIMVQARQVPPLSPGLSASASLISLSWMIASYQKVLRDSRDDKLPMTYKAVIIQILWHLFTIGARTMAFALFASVFQLYFGIFIVAHWCIMTFWIIQGETDFCMSKWEEIIYNMMVGIVYIFCWFSVREGRTRCRMLIYSLTVFVENVALTTLWYLYRGQHTSDFSAVALVCVVASSYALGTFFMCVYYGLLHPDGPASGWGHGVEKERLDDEPLASPASTLPPDVVASPPRTLPRTKDREQGAGGSADVFQVRATRGAQASLPRLTPRTEGPVIRIDLPRKKYPAWDAHFIDRRLRKTILALESAAPVTPRIQYRCLGTAKEVMEYETTV